In Aspergillus chevalieri M1 DNA, chromosome 7, nearly complete sequence, the sequence CAGTCCAACCTCAAGGCCACTAACCGTGTTTATCCGGAAACCAGTGGTTGGATCATTTGTCGCGCTACCAAGGGCCAAGTCAAGTCGACGTAAGTAAGCATCCTCTGCGCTGTTCTCGTCCTCCCCATCCCACCATGCTGTGAGGCCAATCACGGCCTCGATCCAATCTTGTGACAGACCCATGATCGCTCCCGGGTCGCCTAGAATGACTCGATAGATCGTCCGCAGATTCTGGTAGATAGTCCATGGGACACGACTCTCCGCCATGCGCGCAGACTTGGTGAAAGAAAATCCCTGATCGCCAGTTGTTGGCTTCAATCCAAAATTAACCGCTTGGAACTGGTTCTTCACAACTGGTGGCTCCGGTGAAGTCTCATCACCTTCGGCAAATTCCTCCAGTTCTGTCATGGCTGCAGCCACCCGCCTCCTGTACATTGACCACTCCGTGCCCTTGACGTCCCAGTCCTCATGCTGAACACCTGGACAGCTGTCCAGGACCTGGAGAGCTTTGTTGACGCATTTTTGGATGTTTTGGAGCTGTGCCCCACGGTAACCAGACTGCCGTAGTCCATCCTCAAGCGCAGACCGCGCGTAGTTGAAATCAGCAGAACGCAGAACTGCTGACGCCTCGGCCAGACGCCCACGCAGAACGGCAGAGGTAATGGTTTCCCAAAAGTTGGGTGACGTAGTAGGATTAGACCCAGGTTCCTCCAAAGCCCGAATATCAGCCGACTGCGAAACATGGTTCGCGTTTAGCCAATCCAGAAGAACCTTCGGGATGGGCGTAAACGTGCTCTCTTCAGGTCCGGCGAGTATGAGACTCTGAGGCGCAAAACGGCCAAAAGGGCCAGGGGGGCTTGCTGTCTTGGTGGAATTGACTGGCGGATGGTGGAGCTGGAGCAATAGAGAACCCAGGAAGCCGGCTTTGACAACGTTCGGGGCTTCTTCGCCACGGCCAACGCCGAAACCTGCCCCAGAAAACCCATTCCGCTCTGCGCTCGATTTCCACGCACTCGCGAGCGCACTTGATATCTCAGACAGAGAAACGTAAAAGTCCTTTCCTTGTTCCTCAGCCTGTCTCGCTTCGTCATACAGACGACAGACTTCATCTTCCGTCCTCAAGATAATATCACTGTGCTCATCGACGGGCGCAAGCGAAGATCTAGATGCGAAGTTGCGGATAATAGACGGCAACACGGAGTCTTTCTTCGGAGGCAACGCGGTCTTGCGCACTGGCGATTGGTTCGCCCATCGTTCGTCGAGCTTGGGCCGTTTCGCGTTGGTGGGATTCGAGTAGATCGACTTTCTGTGACCAAGAGCAGTAGTAGGCCGAATCGGCTCCGTACTCATTGTGGAGTCCATGAAGCTGAGTCCACCCGACTTCTTTGTCTTATCCACGTCCATAGTCTCATCTTCCCACTCCTCCTCATACTCTTCCTCAGGTTCCATCTCTTCCTGTCCCTCCTCACTCATCCATGAAGATGTAAAGCTATTTGATTGCCCAAAACTTGTCGATTCATTAAGCCGCGAGCCATTGGTCGTGTTAAAAAGCGACTGCGACTGAGCGAGAGGTTTGGCCGGCGCAGGGTCTTGTTTGCGCGGTGGCATGAAATGGTCCGACCCGATTGACGATCCGAAGATACTGTCATTTTCGATCCCGGATTTGCCGAAAAGAGATTGAGGTGAGTTTCCGAATTTCGGTGGTGCGGCTCGTGGAATAAAGGAGTTGTTGTTGGCACTTGATGGCGGAGGTCCGGCTGGTGTTGTCGATACGTTACTCAGAAAGCTGCGAGACTTGTCCGGAGTTGATGGAGAGTCCAAGTCGAATGGGTCGTATGGTTTTTTGAAGCTCATCTTGGATTATGCGAATAGGTCCGGGAAGAGATAAATTGATATGAACCCTGTAAACAGTCGCGAAACAATCCCAGCGAAATCTTTGGGGGCTAGCAGCTACCCCAGAGCTTCAAATAGACACTCTGTAACAAATAAGAGTGCACACAATAAAGAGCGCAACCGATGGCAACACAGCAGGCGACGGATAAACGCAGGAAGGAACCTCTGTAACTGGAATCGACCGTCGCCGTCGAGGTTCTTTTCTGGACTGATGCTCTTCATGCTCGAAAACGCGCTTGGGCGGATGTCTTGGCGGCAGCGGTATCACGTGTAGTCATGTGACTAACTTGCCTtgtgaagcgggtagctcaggttcggggaatcgggagccgataatccgactgcacgaggctatatggcgtacagaagatggagagtatattatacgccgaagggaataatattgaagtctatggtaaccacacgtagaacaagtgcttgagtgcttgactatctaaatacgtgtaaatatcgacctatataaagatcccctggcctcggtaatcgggccaactatttgtccgatagatcctcatcactccccttcgtaCAATCGCCGCTCtctcaaatcaatcaaaataacagatctggcaatttgataAGCGGCGGTTGGACGCACGCTTCAACTCTCACATGTGTTGAATCCTTTCCTTACTTGATTAAGCAAGGCCCAGGTCCTCAACCAACCGCCCTTGACTCACGTGGTTGGCAGCCTTCGTCAAGCCAtcggcaatcatcttgtcggtAGGGAGATATGCAAGCTGGATCTCTCCATTGCCTATATGGTCCCTAATGGCATGATATCGTACGGCTATATGCTTCGTCTTCGGGTGGTCAACCGGGTTGTCAGCGATCTTTATGGCGCCCTGATTATCCTCATAAATGGTGGTCGGAACGTTGCAAAATATAGACCCTTTCCCTATGGCATATAGGAAATGTCTAATCCAAATTGCTTGCTTGGCTGCTTCCGACAcggccatatattcagctTCTGTTGAGCTCTGTGCAGTGACTGATTGTTTTCTGCTTATCCAGCTGATTGGCGTCCCATTAATGGAGAAAACGAAACCAGTAGTTGACCGattctttgctgaattgGCATACGCAgaatcagcatatgcatataacCCTTGGCTCCCCTTTGCACCAAACGTTAGGCCATAGCCTATAGTGCTTTTAACATATCGAAGCACATGCTTTGCTGCTGCCAAATGAACCTCCCTTGGCTCCGCGAGATATTGAGACAGTTGATTGACCGCAAAAGCAATGTCAGGCCGTGTGGctatcaccaagaaaatcaaccgcCCAATTAATCTCCGAAATAGCTTATGCTCAGTTCGTCCAAGCAGTGAGCTATCTGGTGTTTCCAATTTAACGCTTGGGCCAATGGGTGTGCTTGCTGGCTTgcaatcagccatgccaaactcctcaagaaTTTGCTGTGCATAGGGCTCCTGGTCCAGCCGTATAGACCTGTCTCTTCCCCATGTGAAGCGAATGCCCAATAGTTTCCTAACTAACCCTGAATCAGTCATCGGATGgaactccttgagcttctgcttcactgTGTTGATGTCCCTGACATCCTTGCCAAATATCACTATGTCATCTACATACACAGCGATAATCAGACCCCTGCTGTTGAGAAAAATACTAGGGTCTGCAGTGATGGATTTAAAGCCTATATTCTTCAGGAAATTGCTAATCTTTTGATGCCATAGATTAGCAGACTGACGGAGGCCATAGAGTGATTTCTTCAACTCCAAAACCAAACCTCTAGTAGCCTCTGGATCAAAGTCTTGCAGTCCCTCTGGAATTTTCCATGCAATTAGGCTTATCGAGATCGGAACCGGCGAATGCATTTATAGCATCGAGCACATGTGCTTCCAAGCCGAACAGGGCTGCTATAGC encodes:
- a CDS encoding putative nuclear pore complex subunit Nup85 (COG:S;~EggNog:ENOG410PMCG;~InterPro:IPR011502), with product MSFKKPYDPFDLDSPSTPDKSRSFLSNVSTTPAGPPPSSANNNSFIPRAAPPKFGNSPQSLFGKSGIENDSIFGSSIGSDHFMPPRKQDPAPAKPLAQSQSLFNTTNGSRLNESTSFGQSNSFTSSWMSEEGQEEMEPEEEYEEEWEDETMDVDKTKKSGGLSFMDSTMSTEPIRPTTALGHRKSIYSNPTNAKRPKLDERWANQSPVRKTALPPKKDSVLPSIIRNFASRSSLAPVDEHSDIILRTEDEVCRLYDEARQAEEQGKDFYVSLSEISSALASAWKSSAERNGFSGAGFGVGRGEEAPNVVKAGFLGSLLLQLHHPPVNSTKTASPPGPFGRFAPQSLILAGPEESTFTPIPKVLLDWLNANHVSQSADIRALEEPGSNPTTSPNFWETITSAVLRGRLAEASAVLRSADFNYARSALEDGLRQSGYRGAQLQNIQKCVNKALQVLDSCPGVQHEDWDVKGTEWSMYRRRVAAAMTELEEFAEGDETSPEPPVVKNQFQAVNFGLKPTTGDQGFSFTKSARMAESRVPWTIYQNLRTIYRVILGDPGAIMGLSQDWIEAVIGLTAWWDGEDENSAEDAYLRRLDLALGSATNDPTTGFRINTVSGLEVGLASVFEGNVDGVLRLLQTWSLCIASAVAEVASAGGWMDADDGARKLPGLSENDLIVLSYGQDTSAATPVRRDDVLNTYASGLFERRSIKNDIGLRDGWELALEVLSRLEDNEKMLKTTSELLGKLPLDTAEQMDKVVLLCSELGLESEGRRVSERYGDLTVEKSDEYGLALVCYARAHSRRKVKSVVDLLISYSLVQSRAYPASGELDEQLRALIREPKTCLSAIAGSDEEAASILQFYFSGYATLRRFYETRDEAISLAEGQRPRFKPLARRRAAAQALVAVIGSAADSIYGGLYDPERDSAVQVDGLLALLGESLVFVGESNPILTPSQQLTILSAVEDLESVTSRVYAQCEECFRSTLIAYNHSTSSGSRTTSDSYVLPPSPRALLKKSVSATTASSNFSLIGSDMLESARTRSQSGSGSASAGSSGVLVPRPGDKDGPYERGWDWRKGLGEETRGEDILRMLRLGLARGLSLGVLG